The Aeoliella mucimassa genome includes the window GATTCTACGAACTCGAAACGAATCGGCCCTTGTTTTGCGGGAGAGATGGCAAGGTGAAGTACTCGCTTGCCGAAATCGAGGTCGAACGACGCGCAGGCTACGCCTGGTACGTGTCGTCGCCCAGAAAGTTGAACAGAGCGTACGCGAATTGGAAAGCTCGGGTAACCGAGCAGTGAGTTCGTAATGACGACGCGCGCCATCACTTGATGGGCGCTTTTTGAAAGGTTGGAATTGCGGTCGAAAAGAAAACAAAAACGCAAGTGGTTACCTAGCCAGTACTTGTGGATTACTGGCCCTGGTCGGCACGCGGTATGTAGGTAGGGTACTAATAGAAGTGCATGAGCGGGTTCCTCTCACTCGCTAGCGCACGATTTCGATTCCCCCCTACAGTGCGGACGCCTCGGAAATCAGGGCCGCGAAGGAGAGTGTGTTATGGCGAAGCGTGTATTGATGATGTTGTTGTTTGTGGGTGCGTTGGGTGCTGCGAGCCTGATGATGCCCAACACAGCCGAAGCCCGTGGTCATCGTTATGGACCACCAGTACGGCATTACCACAATCATGGGCGCGTGCAGCACCGCGGTTATTATGCTCCGCGAGCCGCCTACTACGCGCCGCGTTACTACGCACCACGTTACTATGCCCCCCGCGTGTACGCACCCCGTTACAACTACGGCGGTGGCGGTGTCTATCTGAACGGCGCCCGCGGCGGTCTTTACATCGGTTGGTAACCTAGGTGATGTAGACGCAGTAGAAAGTTTCAAAGCATTCGCCAGCCGTGTTGTTCGCAGCACGGTTGGCGTCTTTTCATGAACCAGCAAAGCTAGAAGTCGTATCGTTGATCTGACCAGAATCTTGTGGATTTTGGCCGGCGAAGACGCGAGAATCGAGGGAGTATTTCACTCGCCCGAACCCACTCGCCTGTTGCCGCGATTCCACGCACGATATGACGTTTCGAGTTACCACGCTGTTCTATCTTATCGCCCTCGTATCGCTGTCGATCGTTGCTTTCGGTACGTTCGGCATCGTCGTCGCAGGGGTTCTCATCTGGTCCGCCCTGGCGATGCAGGACGAATGGGTCGGCTATCTGATTTTTGGGTTGATCTTTGTAGGCTGTTCGGGCTACTCGATTGTGCTCGATCACCACAGCCAGTTCGTCGCGCAATGGCTTTCCAACGATCCACTACTCGTAGGCAATACGTTCAAGCAAGCGTACGGGCTGGTGCTTCTCACGCTGCTCATCGTTGCGGTCGTTCTGCGACCGGTCCGGCGACGCATCTGGCCGCTGTTCGGCCCGCCCGCTCCCAAACACCAGTCGCCCGCTAGTAGAATAAAGGCCTCGTCTGAGAGCGAACCAGAACCGTAAGCCAAGCCGCTGAGGGGATTCGCTCGCTACCAACTGCTATCGCTCGTCTTCAAACCATCGACGCATGATTTTTCGACTCGCCACGCTACTGTACCTGTTCGCCCTGGTCGCTGCTTCGTGTGCGGTGATAGGAGCGTGGGGGATCGCGGTCGTTGCGGGGGTGCTGCTACTGTGGAGGGCCTATCTTTCCCATGAGTGGGATACTCGCTTCGGAGCCATCGTCTTGGCGGTCGGTCTGCTACTATTCGGTCTCGCTCAAATACCCATCGATACCCCCCGCGAAGCGGCCCGCACAATGGGGTGTCGCAACAGACTTCGTAATACCTCGTTTGCAATTGAGAATGGCCTTGTTGACTAACTCCACTCGAACTGTGGAAGCCCGAGTTGGGTGAATTGATTGATGATTTTACAGCGCAAGCGGGCTTCCGTTTGTTGGTTTTCGAATACTCGGTTTTTGAGATGGCTCCCAAAGCTTTGTTTCACTCGGTACATGGTCGTTTCCGCCAAGCTTCTACGATGATAGCCCACTTCCTCTTTCCAACTCCTACGCCCCTTGCGTCGAATCTGACGAATTGCCTCGTCCCGGGGCAAAGGCTCCTCCGCAGAGTTGCCATGTTGTTTGATCTTGGCGTTGTGCTGCGGCGGAATCACCGGCTCAATGCCTTCGGATTCCAGCCCTTCATAAACCTTCCACTTGTCGTAACTACCGTCGCCGTGAAACTTTTTTACGGGCTGCTCCACCTGCTCCAGCATTTCGGGAACCGCATCGGCATCGTGGCAACTGTTCTCGGTCAAAATCTCCGCCACAATCTCGCGGGTGTCAGGATTCACCGACAAATGCAGCTTCCGCCATGTCCGCCGCTTCGACTTGCCATGCGTCCGCATCTTCCATTCGCCCTCGCCAAACACTTTCATGCCGGTGCTATCCACCACGATATCGATGTCGCCCCTCTTGTTAGCGATATCGAGCGAAACATTCAGCTTGCTGGCTCGCTTGGCGAGCGAAGAATAATTGGGAATCGCTGCCTCGACGCCCAACATCGCCACCAGCGAGCGGCCGAATCCCTCAGTCTGCCGATAGGGAAGTTTCAGCAGTTCGCGAATCGTCAGCAAGCACTCGATCGCCGTATCGCTGAAGACAAAAGGGCGACCGACTTTTGTCTGGTCGTTAGGATGTTCCCAGTTCTCCAACGCCTCGTCGCTAAACCAAATAGTGATGTTTCCACGCTCGATGAGCGACTTGTTATACTCCTTCCAGTTCGTGACTTTGTAGGTTCGTTTTTCTTTCGTAGCCATGTTCGATCTCCGTAAAAAAGGTACGTGGTTCCATTCCACGTTAGTTTTTACGGAGGTTTGTGACTAATTGTTCAACAAGGCCATTGAGAATTACGAAGATACCTACGGTCATCTTCCCCCTGCAGTGGCAACTCTTGGCACGTCGGGCGATACCCAAAGCTGGCGGTTGGTAATAATGCCGTTCATTGAGAGCAACAGCATTCCCAGCATCTACAACAGGAACGAACCCTGGAATGGTCCGACGAATCGTACGCTACCGAGCATTGAGTGGTACGAGTGTCCCTCGCACCGAGAGACCAGCGACACCAGCTACCTAGCGGTGGTTGCCCCTGAGTGCGTGTGGACCGATCCGCCTCGCAAGTTGGAAGAGATCACCGACGACCACTCGCAGACCATTCTGCTTATCGATGTCGGCCATAGCGACATCGACTGGAAAGAGCCTCGCGACCTGACGTTCGATGAAGCGGTGGAGTTACTCACTGCTCCGGTCGACCCCGACGAGTTTACCGGGCACGTCGAGCAGGCGAGCTTCCTGCATCAGGAACATTACTTCCGTCACGTCGCCATGCTGGATGGCAGCGTGCTACGACTTCGAGCGCCACTCGACCGCGAAACCGCCATCGCCCTGCTCACCGCCAACGGCGGGGAGACAATCGACCCCGCCGCGCTCGAAAGTCTCGGCCAGCCCGAACTCCGCTACGATCGCCTCTATGGCCTGCTGCTGTTGATCGCGATCGCCGTGCTGCCGGTCGTGCCAGCAGTGCGCAAACGGGTGTTGCCGAGAGTGATTAGCGAGGAGACAAGCGACGCATGAGCTTTAATATCTCCTCCTTGATGTACCTGTTCGCCCTGGTCGCCGCTTCGCTCGCGGTGCTGGGGGTGTGGGGGCTGTTATTTGCAGGCTCGATCCTCTACTTGTATCTCGGCAGTCTCAGTATTGGGTTAAATCGCACAGATATTCGCCTTGGTTGGTCACCAATTGTGGCCGCTCTCGGAATCATCGTACTCCTTTGTCGGTTGCTAGTTCCCACTGTTTCTGACCCCCGTGTATATACTCAGCAACGCCAAAGCCTCAATTCCATTAAGCAAATCGAACTTGCGCTACTGAACTATGAATCGGTTCATGGTCACTTCCCACCAGCTGTAGTGCGAAACGAGCAGGGAGAGCCGCTCTATAGCTGGCGTGTTGAGCTGCTTCCCTACCTCGATCAACAAACGCTCTACAGTCAACTTCATTTAGATGAGCCATGGAATAGCCCTCATAATGCCAAAGTGTTCAGCAACACAGATATGTCTCTGTTTCAAAGCGCAAGGGTTCACAACAATAAGTTACAACCTCATGAAACAAACTATGTAGCCGTGGTGGGGGAAGGCACCGCCTGGCCGATGGAAGGCACGATCTCTTTGAGTGAGGTGGTAACAAATAAAGAATGTT containing:
- a CDS encoding IS5 family transposase, which codes for MATKEKRTYKVTNWKEYNKSLIERGNITIWFSDEALENWEHPNDQTKVGRPFVFSDTAIECLLTIRELLKLPYRQTEGFGRSLVAMLGVEAAIPNYSSLAKRASKLNVSLDIANKRGDIDIVVDSTGMKVFGEGEWKMRTHGKSKRRTWRKLHLSVNPDTREIVAEILTENSCHDADAVPEMLEQVEQPVKKFHGDGSYDKWKVYEGLESEGIEPVIPPQHNAKIKQHGNSAEEPLPRDEAIRQIRRKGRRSWKEEVGYHRRSLAETTMYRVKQSFGSHLKNRVFENQQTEARLRCKIINQFTQLGLPQFEWS
- a CDS encoding DUF1559 family PulG-like putative transporter, coding for MFNKAIENYEDTYGHLPPAVATLGTSGDTQSWRLVIMPFIESNSIPSIYNRNEPWNGPTNRTLPSIEWYECPSHRETSDTSYLAVVAPECVWTDPPRKLEEITDDHSQTILLIDVGHSDIDWKEPRDLTFDEAVELLTAPVDPDEFTGHVEQASFLHQEHYFRHVAMLDGSVLRLRAPLDRETAIALLTANGGETIDPAALESLGQPELRYDRLYGLLLLIAIAVLPVVPAVRKRVLPRVISEETSDA
- a CDS encoding DUF1559 family PulG-like putative transporter, producing MSFNISSLMYLFALVAASLAVLGVWGLLFAGSILYLYLGSLSIGLNRTDIRLGWSPIVAALGIIVLLCRLLVPTVSDPRVYTQQRQSLNSIKQIELALLNYESVHGHFPPAVVRNEQGEPLYSWRVELLPYLDQQTLYSQLHLDEPWNSPHNAKVFSNTDMSLFQSARVHNNKLQPHETNYVAVVGEGTAWPMEGTISLSEVVTNKECSPVNVIEVGNLGIHWAEPRDVTLEQAIDLLTGNVTNQVEFERKVQGYFVTTKYAISNRVVSNVDGRTKVLYPMANRDDARALLTIAGGEDSKAEYEVLQSQSAFHTLGKVIHWDHIVGVVLLVVIVLLPLVPSVRKRVLPRVTREEKSNA